From a region of the Actinomadura luzonensis genome:
- a CDS encoding tetratricopeptide repeat protein — translation MSEGIKDRAEPGMPEAAAQSRASVLRSRAESYIALSRHDAAIADLTEAITLVPGNARAWRLRGECHRMIERYEAALADFDESLKLEPDSAYALGSRGQAYAAMGRLEEAMADFEHALTLTPDSLWILEAKADALVDLGRLDEALDEHAKIIALNAEQPFPWVARGDLYQRLNLYAEAIDDYTKALALDPEHVRALSRRGEALRMIDRYEEALADLNRAVELDPDNDRALGSRGAVLSELGDNEAALRDLDQAIELDPEYIWAFRVRGEILQELERHEEAVADFTRALHLEFGD, via the coding sequence ATGAGCGAGGGGATCAAGGACCGGGCCGAGCCCGGCATGCCCGAGGCGGCGGCGCAGTCGCGGGCGTCGGTGCTGCGCAGCCGCGCGGAGTCGTACATCGCCCTGTCGCGGCACGACGCCGCGATCGCGGACCTCACCGAGGCGATCACGCTGGTGCCGGGCAACGCCCGCGCCTGGCGCCTGCGCGGCGAGTGCCACCGCATGATCGAGCGGTACGAGGCCGCGCTGGCGGACTTCGACGAGTCGCTGAAGCTGGAGCCCGACAGCGCCTACGCCCTCGGCTCGCGCGGCCAGGCCTACGCCGCCATGGGCCGCCTGGAGGAGGCCATGGCCGACTTCGAGCACGCCCTCACCCTGACCCCCGACTCGCTGTGGATTCTGGAGGCCAAGGCGGACGCCCTCGTCGACCTCGGCCGCCTCGACGAGGCCCTGGACGAACACGCCAAGATCATCGCGCTGAACGCCGAGCAGCCGTTCCCCTGGGTCGCCCGCGGCGACCTCTACCAGCGCCTCAACCTGTACGCCGAGGCCATCGACGACTACACCAAGGCCCTCGCCCTCGACCCCGAGCACGTGCGCGCGCTCAGCCGGCGCGGCGAGGCCCTGCGCATGATCGACCGCTACGAGGAGGCCCTGGCCGACCTCAACCGCGCCGTCGAGCTGGACCCGGACAACGACCGGGCGCTCGGCAGCCGGGGCGCGGTGCTGAGCGAGCTGGGCGACAACGAGGCCGCCCTGCGCGACCTGGACCAGGCCATCGAGCTGGACCCGGAGTACATCTGGGCGTTCCGGGTGCGCGGCGAGATCCTTCAGGAGCTGGAGCGCCACGAGGAGGCGGTGGCGGACTTCACGCGGGCGCTGCACCTGGAGTTCGGCGACTGA